A single region of the Raphanus sativus cultivar WK10039 chromosome 1, ASM80110v3, whole genome shotgun sequence genome encodes:
- the LOC108853372 gene encoding uncharacterized protein LOC108853372 — MFPSSHSAPLSLTNFNTATDKIKKFHRTKKKNRKLMAEERLTRTDSAEKKRVRDESDDAILDSPEVKRLRDDLLEVLDDSDPEPVSQELDSVMKSFEDELSSTVTQETQPDLGYLLEASDDELGLPPVSPVPVVAKEVETTDLVRASSDSSGVDEFWGFDDQFSNYGSLDFGSGVGDGGDYVVVDGLFGFSDDGFDAGDLFSWRSESLPAE; from the coding sequence ATGTTCCCTTCTTCCCATTCTGCACCTCTATCCCTCACTAATTTCAATACTGCCactgataaaataaaaaagtttcaccgaacaaaaaaaaagaaccgaAAGCTTATGGCGGAGGAAAGGCTAACTCGGACTGACTCAGCTGAGAAAAAACGAGTCCGGGACGAGTCTGACGACGCGATTCTCGACTCCCCCGAGGTGAAGAGGCTGAGAGATGATTTACTCGAAGTTCTCGATGACTCGGATCCCGAACCGGTGAGTCAAGAACTCGACTCGGTTATGAAGAGCTTCGAGGACGAGTTATCTTCGACGGTTACGCAAGAGACCCAGCCGGATCTCGGTTACCTTCTCGAGGCTTCCGACGACGAGCTTGGTCTGCCGCCGGTTTCTCCGGTTCCCGTCGTTGCGAAGGAGGTTGAAACGACGGATTTGGTGCGAGCGTCGTCGGATTCGTCTGGAGTCGACGAGTTTTGGGGGTTCGATGACCAATTTTCGAACTACGGCTCGTTGGATTTCGGTTCCGGCGTCGGAGATGGCGGAGATTACGTCGTCGTGGATGGGCTGTTTGGATTTTCCGATGATGGTTTCGATGCCGGCGATCTATTTTCGTGGCGGTCGGAGTCTTTGCCGGCGGAATAA